From a region of the Candidatus Sulfotelmatobacter sp. genome:
- the rodA gene encoding rod shape-determining protein RodA, with amino-acid sequence MAIRLRWRLPPIDLPLAGAALGLVIIGLLTVYSATTVPGAHQGLWLKQLLWAFLAVAAAWLVVAVPFRIFDSLAWPAYVVSVLLLAAVLVVGTSVMGAKRWLDLGPLRFQPSELAKIATVWVLARRFDNPRLDLRRVRDWLLPLFLVLVPMALVAKEPDLGTSLAFPVMLVTMYYWAGMPLSQLLLGLSPVLNVVLFFVTGSLWWFAGLFAALLALIRPRPVVLAVILAVNGAVAYAVPHLWDHLHDYQKRRIETFLNPGSDPYGAGYQIIQSRIAIGSGGVMGKGYLKGSQKALAYLPMRHTDFIYSVVGEELGFLGSLTVVILYVLLILRGYRIAMVARSQFASLMAVGLVSALFYHIMVNMLMTIGWAPVTGLPLPLISYGGTALVVNAVQIGLLENVALRRRET; translated from the coding sequence GTGGCGATTAGGCTCCGCTGGCGGCTGCCGCCGATCGATCTCCCGCTGGCCGGCGCGGCGCTCGGGCTGGTCATCATCGGCCTGCTCACCGTGTACAGCGCGACCACCGTGCCGGGTGCTCATCAGGGACTGTGGCTGAAGCAGCTGTTGTGGGCGTTCCTGGCGGTGGCTGCCGCCTGGCTGGTGGTTGCGGTCCCCTTTCGCATCTTCGACTCGCTCGCGTGGCCGGCCTACGTGGTCTCGGTGCTGCTGCTGGCCGCGGTGCTGGTGGTGGGCACCAGCGTGATGGGCGCCAAACGCTGGCTCGACCTCGGCCCGCTGCGCTTCCAGCCCTCGGAGCTCGCGAAGATCGCCACGGTGTGGGTGCTGGCGCGACGCTTCGACAACCCGCGGCTCGACCTGCGCCGCGTGCGCGACTGGCTGCTGCCGCTGTTCCTGGTGCTGGTGCCGATGGCGCTGGTGGCGAAGGAGCCCGACCTCGGCACGTCGCTGGCGTTCCCGGTGATGCTGGTGACCATGTACTACTGGGCCGGCATGCCGCTCTCGCAGCTGCTGCTCGGGCTGTCGCCGGTGCTGAACGTGGTGCTGTTCTTCGTCACCGGATCGCTGTGGTGGTTCGCGGGCCTGTTCGCGGCCCTCCTGGCCCTGATCCGGCCGCGTCCGGTGGTGCTGGCGGTGATCCTGGCGGTGAACGGCGCGGTGGCCTACGCGGTGCCGCACCTGTGGGACCACCTGCACGACTACCAGAAGCGGCGCATCGAGACCTTCCTCAATCCCGGGAGCGATCCGTACGGGGCGGGCTACCAGATCATCCAGTCGCGCATCGCGATCGGCTCGGGCGGGGTGATGGGCAAGGGTTACCTCAAGGGATCGCAAAAGGCGCTCGCCTATCTGCCCATGCGTCACACCGACTTCATCTATTCCGTGGTGGGAGAAGAGCTGGGCTTTCTCGGCTCATTGACGGTGGTGATACTTTACGTGCTGCTCATCCTACGCGGCTATCGGATCGCGATGGTGGCGCGAAGTCAGTTCGCGAGCCTGATGGCGGTGGGACTGGTGAGCGCGCTCTTCTATCACATCATGGTGAACATGCTGATGACGATCGGTTGGGCCCCGGTGACCGGCCTGCCCCTTCCTCTGATCTCGTACGGTGGCACGGCGCTGGTGGTGAACGCGGTGCAGATCGGCCTGCTCGAGAACGTGGCGTTGAGAAGGCGGGAGACCTGA
- the lgt gene encoding prolipoprotein diacylglyceryl transferase, whose translation MHPELWHWGAIHLRSYGVMLAVAFLVGTWIATLEARRLRLDEDRLVTVILVALVSGVLGARLLYVLEHVEEFRREWGSIFALWQGGLTLYGGVVSGTVAGLVTARRLGLPMWVTADALTPAVALGTMFGRVGCFLNGCCYGRPTRMPWGVVFPPDSYAGLEFGNARLHPSQLYAAFAGLILFLIFWGIRTRTRVAGVLFWTFIAVFAVLRIGIDFTRAWERDAQVFTIRDLPITESQITSGVLILFAVLMILRLQRASRSPAAPSARAGSAAPPEPVSSAAPRG comes from the coding sequence ATGCATCCCGAACTCTGGCACTGGGGAGCCATCCACCTCCGTTCGTACGGGGTGATGCTGGCGGTCGCATTCCTGGTCGGCACCTGGATCGCGACGCTGGAAGCGCGCCGCCTGCGCCTGGACGAGGATCGGCTGGTGACGGTGATCCTGGTGGCGCTGGTCTCGGGCGTGCTCGGAGCGCGCTTGCTCTACGTGCTCGAGCACGTCGAAGAGTTCCGCCGCGAGTGGGGCAGCATCTTCGCGCTCTGGCAGGGCGGATTGACGCTATACGGAGGCGTGGTGTCGGGCACCGTCGCCGGGCTGGTCACCGCGCGGCGACTCGGGCTGCCGATGTGGGTGACGGCCGACGCGCTCACGCCGGCGGTGGCGCTGGGCACGATGTTCGGCCGCGTCGGCTGCTTCCTCAACGGTTGCTGCTACGGCCGGCCGACGCGGATGCCGTGGGGCGTGGTGTTTCCGCCCGACTCGTACGCCGGCCTCGAGTTCGGCAACGCGCGGCTGCATCCTTCCCAGCTCTACGCCGCCTTCGCGGGACTCATCCTGTTCCTGATCTTCTGGGGCATTCGCACGCGAACCCGGGTGGCTGGAGTCCTGTTCTGGACCTTCATCGCCGTGTTCGCGGTGCTTCGCATCGGCATCGACTTCACGCGCGCATGGGAGCGCGACGCCCAGGTCTTCACGATCCGCGATCTGCCGATCACCGAGAGCCAGATCACCAGTGGCGTGCTGATCCTGTTCGCGGTGCTGATGATCCTGCGTCTCCAGCGGGCATCGCGCAGCCCCGCGGCGCCCTCGGCCCGCGCCGGCAGCGCCGCGCCGCCCGAGCCGGTGTCGTCCGCCGCGCCTCGGGGCTGA